A stretch of the uncultured Trichococcus sp. genome encodes the following:
- the radC gene encoding DNA repair protein RadC: MVQETNLLMEVPKASRPRERLDQFGEKALATHELLAIVLRTGPRDSNVMQLALRVLNEFEDLHSLKLASLEELTAIHGIGRTKAIEIKACVELGVRIANATQLKSGTITSTQSAGTLLQKEMRDLQQEHVVAVYLNTKNEIIKKKTIFIGSLNSSVAHPREIFREAVRFAAARIILAHNHPSGNPDPSEADLVFTRRMVECGEMMGIEILDHFIIGVDDYLSLREYGII; encoded by the coding sequence ATGGTGCAAGAAACAAATCTGCTGATGGAGGTTCCCAAAGCCTCGCGCCCGCGTGAAAGATTGGATCAATTCGGAGAAAAAGCCTTGGCGACGCATGAATTATTGGCGATCGTTCTGCGGACGGGACCCAGAGACAGCAATGTTATGCAGTTGGCTTTACGGGTGCTGAATGAGTTCGAAGATCTACATTCCTTGAAGCTGGCCTCGCTGGAAGAATTGACCGCGATCCACGGAATCGGTCGAACCAAAGCGATCGAAATCAAGGCCTGTGTCGAATTGGGCGTGCGTATAGCCAATGCCACGCAACTGAAGAGCGGAACGATCACCTCGACGCAAAGTGCCGGGACACTTCTGCAGAAAGAGATGCGCGACCTCCAACAAGAGCACGTGGTGGCTGTCTATCTGAACACAAAGAACGAAATCATCAAGAAGAAGACGATCTTCATCGGCAGTCTGAACAGTTCGGTTGCGCATCCGCGCGAAATCTTCCGGGAGGCGGTAAGATTTGCCGCTGCACGGATCATCCTTGCGCACAATCATCCTTCCGGTAATCCCGATCCCTCGGAAGCCGATCTGGTCTTTACCCGAAGGATGGTGGAGTGCGGAGAAATGATGGGGATCGAAATCCTCGATCATTTCATCATCGGGGTCGACGATTATCTCAGCCTGCGGGAATACGGCATCATTTAG
- the rpsD gene encoding 30S ribosomal protein S4, translating to MSRYTGPSWKQARRLGISLLGTGKELERRPYVPGQHGPNNRKKLSEYAMQLQEKQKLRHMYGMNERQFATLFKKAGKIKEGKQGVNFMILLEQRLDNVVYRLGLASTRRQARQLVNHGHVTVDGKRVDIPSYEVAVGQVIGLREKSKNLVVVKAASEALFGRPDFITFDEEKLEGSLNRLPVREELPAEIDESFVVEYYNKLG from the coding sequence ATGTCACGTTATACAGGACCAAGTTGGAAACAAGCTCGTCGTCTAGGCATCTCCCTTTTGGGAACAGGTAAAGAATTGGAGCGTCGTCCATACGTTCCAGGTCAACACGGCCCTAACAACCGTAAAAAATTATCTGAATATGCTATGCAATTGCAAGAAAAACAAAAATTGCGTCACATGTACGGCATGAACGAACGTCAATTCGCAACTTTATTCAAAAAAGCTGGTAAAATCAAAGAAGGTAAACAAGGTGTTAACTTCATGATCTTATTGGAACAACGTTTGGATAACGTAGTTTACCGTTTAGGTTTGGCTTCTACTCGTCGTCAAGCACGTCAATTAGTCAACCACGGTCACGTAACTGTCGATGGCAAACGTGTTGATATCCCTTCATACGAAGTGGCTGTTGGCCAAGTAATCGGCTTGCGCGAAAAATCCAAAAACTTGGTAGTTGTTAAAGCAGCTTCTGAAGCTTTGTTCGGACGTCCTGACTTCATTACTTTTGACGAAGAAAAATTGGAAGGTTCATTGAACCGTCTGCCAGTTCGCGAAGAATTGCCAGCTGAAATCGATGAGTCATTCGTAGTAGAATACTACAACAAACTGGGCTAA
- a CDS encoding HAD family phosphatase, protein MRKKAVIFDMDGLMFDTETLGYQAQGELAEELALPIAFDFDYYLKQVGRSDKDVMPELASDFGDAELAERFLRKMKKRQTDIASEQGLPIKKGLYDLLGFLKEEGVVCVVASSSRRREVSFYLELADISQYFRYQVCGDEVSFAKPDPEIFLTAWKPLDIPKEDCLILEDSLNGIRAAYDAGIEVIMIPDLIVPDDEAKAKTIAILPDLHAVIDWLKEK, encoded by the coding sequence ATGCGTAAAAAAGCGGTCATTTTTGATATGGATGGATTGATGTTCGATACGGAAACGTTGGGATATCAGGCGCAAGGCGAATTGGCTGAAGAACTTGCTTTGCCGATAGCGTTCGACTTCGATTATTACCTGAAGCAAGTAGGGCGGTCCGATAAAGATGTGATGCCTGAATTGGCTTCCGACTTCGGCGATGCTGAATTGGCGGAACGATTCCTGAGGAAAATGAAGAAGAGGCAGACGGACATCGCCTCCGAGCAGGGGCTGCCGATCAAAAAAGGACTTTACGATCTGTTGGGCTTTCTGAAGGAGGAAGGCGTGGTCTGCGTCGTTGCTTCCAGCAGCAGGAGGAGAGAAGTCAGCTTCTACCTTGAATTGGCTGATATTTCGCAGTACTTCCGCTACCAAGTCTGCGGTGATGAAGTGTCCTTCGCCAAACCGGATCCGGAAATTTTCCTGACCGCCTGGAAACCCCTCGACATTCCGAAAGAGGACTGTCTGATCCTGGAAGACTCGCTTAACGGCATCCGCGCGGCCTATGATGCGGGTATCGAAGTGATCATGATCCCCGATCTGATCGTTCCCGATGATGAAGCCAAGGCGAAAACGATAGCGATTTTGCCGGACTTGCATGCGGTCATAGATTGGTTGAAAGAGAAATAA
- a CDS encoding septation ring formation regulator EzrA, translating into MEFIYWLVAIILLVLIGYGAIMYLTRQQANRIKAIDEKKQKAMAIPVADNLFTLKNMNLTGQTKRTYESWQATWQTITRFQYPEIEAALVSAEQYIQRMNFIKAKQAISQADQLIDETKNSVEKVNKALEKLLESAQENRKELEEVQERYNKIRKQLLAHSFTFGPAIETLEKNLNYMELDFTKFNSLTNEGDHMEAKEILSRIEQDLLVMEEVVEKIPELNEKIKTEYEEQVNDLKDGYQRLLDEKYIFEGVDVSAEIAAVEKEIQEAKDSIGLADINEAGKKMDKVERDIEAVYAIMEKEMEAKDFVGRHTANLQKKMDHVLQSNRYVLLEIDRVSQNYFLNRNELGRAQEFEEQLLKENEALRYYDKMMKEHEISYSVVRDYYEKISQRLSEIDKEQSELVSNLSDLRNREKEIKDSIDLYELDMRNMKRTIEKYHLPGLPKVYLDLFFSVTDRIEDLASKLNRVKIDMDEIDAISKMCEEDIEMLDNQTQAIVDNAMLTEYMIQYANRFRHSHVEIENAINKALVLFHREYDYEGALEAIRIPLNRVEAGAARKVEESYQEEKNRRYY; encoded by the coding sequence ATGGAGTTTATATATTGGTTAGTAGCGATAATATTATTAGTATTGATCGGGTATGGTGCGATCATGTATTTGACGAGGCAACAAGCGAATCGGATCAAAGCAATTGATGAAAAGAAACAAAAAGCGATGGCCATACCGGTGGCCGACAACCTGTTCACGTTGAAAAATATGAATTTGACAGGGCAAACGAAGCGCACATATGAGAGTTGGCAAGCGACCTGGCAGACCATCACACGTTTTCAGTATCCTGAAATTGAGGCGGCGCTGGTCAGTGCCGAACAATACATCCAACGCATGAATTTCATCAAGGCGAAGCAAGCCATTTCGCAAGCGGATCAGTTGATCGACGAAACGAAGAACAGCGTCGAAAAAGTGAACAAGGCACTCGAAAAACTATTGGAAAGTGCGCAGGAAAACCGCAAAGAGTTGGAAGAAGTCCAGGAACGTTACAATAAAATCCGCAAGCAATTATTGGCGCACAGCTTTACATTCGGTCCGGCCATCGAAACGTTGGAGAAGAACCTGAATTACATGGAGTTGGATTTCACGAAATTCAATTCATTGACAAACGAGGGCGACCATATGGAAGCCAAAGAAATTTTATCGCGTATCGAGCAGGATTTGTTGGTGATGGAAGAAGTCGTCGAAAAGATTCCTGAGTTGAACGAAAAAATCAAGACCGAGTACGAAGAGCAAGTGAATGATCTGAAAGATGGCTATCAACGCCTGTTGGATGAAAAATACATTTTCGAAGGTGTGGATGTCTCAGCTGAAATCGCTGCGGTCGAAAAAGAAATCCAGGAAGCGAAAGATTCCATCGGACTTGCCGACATCAATGAAGCCGGCAAAAAGATGGATAAGGTCGAACGCGATATCGAAGCGGTCTATGCCATCATGGAGAAAGAAATGGAAGCCAAGGATTTTGTTGGCCGCCATACTGCGAATCTGCAAAAGAAAATGGATCATGTCCTGCAGAGCAACCGCTATGTGTTGCTTGAAATCGATCGTGTTTCACAGAACTACTTCTTGAACAGGAATGAATTGGGCCGCGCGCAAGAGTTCGAAGAGCAACTATTGAAAGAAAACGAAGCCTTGCGTTATTATGACAAGATGATGAAGGAACATGAAATTTCTTATTCGGTTGTCCGCGACTATTACGAAAAAATCAGCCAACGCCTTTCCGAAATCGACAAAGAACAGTCTGAGTTGGTCAGCAACCTCAGTGATCTGCGCAACCGTGAAAAGGAAATCAAGGACAGCATCGATCTCTATGAGTTGGATATGCGCAACATGAAGCGCACCATCGAAAAATACCATCTGCCTGGTTTGCCTAAAGTCTATTTGGATCTTTTCTTCTCGGTCACGGATCGCATCGAAGATTTGGCTTCCAAATTGAACCGCGTGAAGATCGACATGGACGAAATCGATGCGATTTCCAAGATGTGCGAAGAGGACATCGAAATGTTGGATAACCAAACCCAAGCTATTGTCGACAATGCCATGCTGACGGAATACATGATCCAGTACGCAAACCGTTTTCGTCATTCGCATGTGGAAATCGAAAATGCCATCAACAAAGCTTTGGTGCTTTTCCACCGCGAATATGACTATGAAGGTGCGTTGGAAGCCATCAGAATTCCGTTGAACCGCGTAGAAGCAGGGGCTGCCCGCAAAGTGGAAGAATCCTATCAGGAAGAAAAAAATCGCCGCTACTATTAA
- a CDS encoding valine--tRNA ligase translates to MSKADAMPTKYQPQQVESGKYQKWVEAGLFKPSGDKSKKPYSIVIPPPNVTGRLHLGHAWDVTLQDMLIRQKRMQGFDTLWLPGMDHAGIATQAKVEAKLAEDGLTRYDLGREAFVDKVWEWKEDYASVIREQWGKMGISVDYDRERFTLDDGLSDAVRKVFVGLYEKGLIYRGAYIINWDPKAKTALSDIEVIHKDVQGAFYHFRYPMTDGSGYLELATTRPETMLGDTAVAVHPEDERYQQFIGKTVTLPLVNREIPVIADDYVEMDFGTGVVKITPAHDPNDFEVGLRHDLPQVNVMNDDATMNEAAGKYAGMDRFAARKAIVKDMEELGYLVKIEEMTHSVGHSERTNVVVEPRISTQWFVKMQPLAERAVENQSAEEKVSFYPERFENTFLTWMGNVHDWVISRQLWWGHQIPAWYHKETGEMYVGMEAPSDGENWTQDEDVLDTWFSSALWPFSTMGWPDEDAEDFKRYFPTSTLVTGYDIIFFWVSRMIFQSLEFTEKRPFENVLIHGLIRDEQGRKMSKSLGNGIDPMEVVEKYGADALRWFLANGSAPGQDVRFSYEKMDASWNFINKIWNASRYVLLNLEDLTFDAIDISGEKTIADKWILSNLNKTITKVTDLFEKFEFGEAGRLLYRFIWDDYCDWYIEMSKEVLQGENEAAKQTTRSILAYVLDNVLRLLHPVMPFVTEEIWQNVPHQGESIVTAAYPVADESHIDEAAEEAMEKLIELIRGVRNVRAEMNTPLSKKVPMQLKVNDAATEAIFHANESYIVRFCNPDTLEISQHIQAASDAVTAVFSGGEVYMPLAGLIKLEDEISRLEKEAEKLTKEVDRVESKLNNEKFVSKAPQAVIDGEKQKGTEYREKLAAVQERIAALKEQLV, encoded by the coding sequence ATGTCTAAAGCAGACGCAATGCCGACAAAGTATCAACCCCAGCAAGTGGAATCTGGGAAATATCAAAAATGGGTGGAAGCGGGGCTGTTCAAGCCTAGCGGAGACAAGAGCAAAAAGCCGTATTCGATCGTGATTCCGCCTCCGAATGTAACCGGAAGACTGCATTTGGGTCATGCCTGGGATGTGACGCTGCAGGATATGCTGATCCGCCAAAAACGTATGCAAGGGTTCGATACGTTGTGGTTGCCGGGTATGGACCACGCGGGCATCGCCACCCAAGCCAAAGTGGAAGCGAAACTGGCTGAGGACGGACTTACCCGTTATGACCTGGGCCGTGAAGCCTTCGTCGACAAGGTTTGGGAATGGAAAGAGGACTACGCAAGCGTCATCCGCGAGCAATGGGGAAAAATGGGGATCTCCGTTGATTATGACCGAGAGCGATTCACGCTCGATGATGGTTTGTCGGATGCAGTCCGTAAAGTCTTCGTCGGCTTGTACGAAAAAGGCTTGATTTACCGCGGCGCATACATCATCAACTGGGATCCAAAGGCGAAAACAGCGTTATCCGATATTGAAGTTATCCATAAGGACGTCCAAGGCGCCTTCTATCACTTCCGTTATCCGATGACCGATGGTTCGGGATACTTGGAATTGGCGACTACCCGTCCGGAAACTATGTTGGGAGATACTGCCGTTGCGGTTCATCCGGAAGATGAAAGATATCAGCAGTTCATCGGCAAGACCGTGACGTTGCCGCTGGTGAATCGGGAAATCCCTGTCATTGCGGATGATTATGTCGAAATGGACTTCGGGACCGGTGTCGTAAAAATAACGCCGGCTCATGACCCGAACGACTTTGAAGTTGGCTTGCGTCATGATTTGCCGCAAGTGAATGTCATGAACGATGATGCGACGATGAACGAAGCCGCAGGGAAATACGCAGGCATGGACCGTTTTGCAGCACGCAAGGCAATCGTAAAAGATATGGAAGAACTTGGCTATTTGGTCAAAATCGAGGAAATGACCCACAGTGTCGGACATTCGGAACGCACAAACGTTGTTGTGGAACCGCGCATCTCGACGCAATGGTTCGTCAAAATGCAACCATTGGCTGAGCGTGCGGTCGAAAATCAATCCGCAGAAGAAAAAGTTTCCTTCTATCCGGAACGATTTGAGAATACTTTCCTGACGTGGATGGGCAACGTCCATGACTGGGTCATCTCCCGTCAATTATGGTGGGGACATCAAATCCCAGCTTGGTATCATAAAGAAACCGGCGAAATGTACGTAGGCATGGAAGCTCCGAGCGACGGTGAAAACTGGACGCAGGATGAGGATGTCCTGGATACATGGTTCAGTTCGGCGCTGTGGCCGTTCTCGACGATGGGCTGGCCGGATGAAGATGCAGAAGATTTCAAACGTTATTTCCCTACCAGCACGTTGGTGACCGGATATGACATCATCTTCTTCTGGGTAAGCCGGATGATTTTCCAGAGTCTGGAGTTCACGGAAAAGCGTCCGTTTGAGAATGTGCTGATCCATGGTCTGATCCGTGATGAGCAAGGACGCAAAATGAGCAAATCGCTCGGCAACGGGATCGATCCGATGGAAGTCGTCGAAAAATACGGCGCGGATGCCCTGCGTTGGTTCTTGGCCAATGGTTCCGCACCGGGTCAGGATGTCCGTTTCAGCTATGAGAAGATGGATGCATCCTGGAACTTCATCAACAAAATCTGGAATGCCAGCCGTTATGTGCTGCTTAATTTGGAAGATCTGACTTTCGATGCTATCGACATTTCAGGGGAAAAGACGATAGCCGATAAATGGATCCTTTCCAACCTGAACAAGACGATCACAAAAGTGACGGATCTGTTCGAGAAGTTTGAATTCGGGGAAGCCGGTCGTTTGTTGTACCGTTTCATCTGGGATGATTACTGTGATTGGTATATCGAAATGTCCAAAGAAGTTCTGCAAGGGGAAAATGAAGCCGCTAAGCAGACAACCCGCAGCATTTTGGCTTATGTTTTGGATAATGTTTTGCGCCTGCTGCATCCGGTTATGCCGTTCGTCACCGAAGAAATCTGGCAGAATGTTCCGCATCAAGGCGAATCCATCGTTACGGCAGCCTACCCGGTAGCGGATGAAAGCCATATCGATGAAGCGGCTGAAGAAGCGATGGAGAAACTGATTGAATTGATCCGCGGCGTCCGCAATGTCCGCGCTGAAATGAATACGCCGTTATCCAAGAAAGTTCCGATGCAATTGAAAGTGAATGACGCAGCAACTGAAGCGATTTTCCACGCCAACGAATCGTACATCGTCCGCTTCTGCAATCCGGATACACTTGAAATCAGCCAGCATATCCAAGCTGCCAGCGACGCCGTCACTGCGGTTTTCTCAGGCGGAGAAGTCTACATGCCGTTGGCCGGTCTGATCAAATTGGAAGATGAGATTTCCCGTCTTGAAAAGGAAGCGGAGAAATTGACCAAAGAAGTCGACCGTGTGGAAAGCAAACTGAATAACGAAAAATTCGTCAGCAAAGCCCCTCAGGCTGTAATCGACGGGGAAAAACAAAAAGGAACGGAATACCGCGAAAAATTGGCGGCCGTTCAAGAACGCATCGCTGCCTTAAAAGAGCAGTTAGTCTAA
- a CDS encoding folylpolyglutamate synthase/dihydrofolate synthase family protein, which yields MFATYEEAMEWIHTRKGMGPKPGIVRMKWLMEKMDHPERKFRSIHIAGTNGKGSNVAYLRSLFMAAGYTVGTFTSPHIVSFNERISVNGANIPDEDVLEQANILHALYEEIGQTDMGPLTEFEVVTAMMFSYFGSHPCDVVLLEVGLGGLYDSTNVAEPDLSLITTIGKDHSNILGDTIAEIAYQKAGIIKQGTPVVIGRLPEEALSVMGDTAGGKTAPLYEFGRDFSIANWREGSDYHEVFDFSSSLGSFENLEIALMGGHQVDNAATALQTFLLFCEKHALSYSETTIKSGLLGTAWPVRMEIVSQKPFIMLDGAHNIPAMEVLAEAIKKKFSDKGITILLAALADKDLEEMGQLIKSIPGSRLHVTSFDFPRAASVKELCERVDVPEAAAYEDWRFAIDDLKAKQAEEDLLLITGSLYFLSEVRHYLLKDKEF from the coding sequence ATGTTTGCAACTTATGAAGAGGCGATGGAATGGATCCATACCCGCAAAGGCATGGGTCCTAAGCCGGGAATAGTCCGAATGAAATGGTTGATGGAAAAAATGGATCACCCGGAGCGCAAATTCAGATCCATCCATATAGCCGGAACGAACGGAAAAGGATCGAATGTTGCTTATTTACGAAGTTTGTTCATGGCTGCCGGCTATACGGTAGGGACTTTCACCTCGCCGCATATCGTCAGTTTCAATGAAAGGATCAGCGTGAATGGGGCGAATATCCCGGATGAAGACGTATTGGAGCAAGCGAACATCCTGCATGCACTCTACGAAGAAATCGGCCAGACGGATATGGGGCCGCTGACGGAATTCGAAGTAGTGACCGCCATGATGTTTTCCTATTTTGGGTCACATCCTTGCGATGTCGTATTGTTGGAAGTCGGTCTGGGCGGGCTTTACGACAGCACAAATGTTGCCGAGCCGGATTTGTCGCTCATCACGACGATAGGCAAAGACCACAGCAATATCCTTGGGGATACCATTGCGGAGATCGCCTACCAGAAGGCCGGGATCATCAAGCAAGGGACACCTGTCGTCATCGGAAGATTGCCTGAAGAAGCTTTGTCAGTGATGGGGGACACTGCAGGGGGGAAAACCGCGCCTTTGTATGAGTTCGGCCGGGACTTCAGCATCGCCAATTGGCGTGAGGGTTCCGATTATCATGAAGTCTTTGATTTTTCGTCTTCGTTAGGCAGCTTCGAGAACCTTGAAATCGCACTGATGGGTGGCCATCAAGTCGACAATGCGGCTACAGCGTTGCAAACTTTCCTGCTGTTCTGCGAAAAGCACGCTTTAAGTTACTCGGAGACCACGATCAAATCAGGGTTACTGGGAACGGCTTGGCCGGTCCGGATGGAAATTGTCTCGCAAAAACCGTTCATCATGCTGGATGGCGCCCACAATATCCCGGCTATGGAAGTGCTGGCTGAAGCGATCAAGAAGAAGTTTTCTGATAAGGGCATCACCATCCTGTTGGCGGCTTTGGCGGATAAGGATCTGGAGGAAATGGGCCAGTTGATCAAGTCGATTCCCGGTAGCAGGCTGCACGTGACCAGCTTCGATTTCCCGAGGGCTGCATCAGTCAAAGAATTGTGCGAGCGGGTGGACGTGCCGGAAGCTGCAGCCTACGAAGATTGGCGCTTTGCGATCGATGATCTGAAGGCGAAACAAGCTGAAGAAGACCTGTTGTTGATTACCGGTTCGCTGTATTTTCTTTCCGAAGTAAGACATTATTTATTAAAGGATAAGGAGTTTTGA
- a CDS encoding cysteine desulfurase family protein, translated as MIYFDNSATTKMYPEVLDTYRKVNEQFFGNPSSLHRLGNEADALLQQSRKQIAQLLGVHPDEIFFTSGGTESDNWAIKGTAMEKFAAGKHLIASSVEHPAVSKSLEQLGKLGFEITYLPVDADGIVSIEELEKAIRKDTVLVSVMAINNEVGSIQPIEAIGELLENYPWVHFHVDAVQAVGECEPLIRHPRVDLLSLSAHKFHGPKGVGILYKKHGKRIAPLLTGGGQEAGMRSTTENVGGVAAMAKALRMTLENGTSSRKQEQLVRRKLFAALSEYEDVRIFSPEDGAGHILCFAMKGVRGEVMVHAFESQDIFISTTSACSSRKKGTPYTLGSMGVPLSWSQCAVRISLSGENTEAEAEAFIGHFRTLHKQFQKIQ; from the coding sequence ATGATTTATTTTGACAACAGTGCAACTACGAAAATGTATCCGGAGGTTTTGGATACTTACCGAAAGGTCAATGAGCAATTTTTTGGGAATCCTTCCAGTCTGCACAGATTAGGCAATGAGGCGGATGCGTTGCTTCAGCAGTCGCGCAAACAGATCGCCCAGTTACTGGGTGTCCATCCAGATGAGATTTTCTTCACGAGCGGCGGTACGGAGAGCGACAACTGGGCAATCAAAGGCACAGCGATGGAAAAGTTCGCTGCCGGAAAACATCTGATCGCTTCTTCTGTCGAACATCCTGCTGTCTCAAAATCGCTTGAGCAGTTGGGGAAGTTGGGGTTTGAAATCACCTATCTGCCTGTCGACGCGGACGGAATCGTATCTATCGAGGAACTTGAGAAAGCGATAAGAAAAGACACGGTCCTGGTGAGCGTCATGGCCATCAATAATGAAGTCGGCAGCATCCAGCCGATCGAGGCTATCGGCGAACTGCTGGAAAATTATCCGTGGGTCCATTTCCATGTGGATGCCGTACAGGCTGTAGGTGAATGCGAGCCGTTGATCCGGCATCCCCGTGTGGATCTCTTGTCGCTTTCAGCACACAAATTCCACGGTCCAAAAGGTGTCGGCATCCTTTACAAGAAACATGGTAAACGGATTGCGCCATTGTTGACGGGGGGCGGGCAAGAAGCGGGCATGCGCAGCACGACGGAGAATGTCGGGGGAGTTGCAGCGATGGCGAAAGCCTTACGCATGACGCTGGAAAATGGGACCTCGAGCCGCAAGCAGGAACAGTTGGTCCGTCGTAAGTTGTTTGCTGCCCTTTCGGAATATGAAGATGTCCGAATCTTTTCGCCCGAAGATGGCGCCGGCCATATCCTCTGTTTTGCCATGAAAGGCGTCAGGGGAGAAGTGATGGTCCATGCTTTTGAAAGCCAGGACATCTTCATCTCGACGACAAGCGCCTGCTCAAGCAGAAAGAAAGGTACTCCCTACACGCTGGGGTCGATGGGCGTGCCGCTTTCCTGGAGCCAGTGTGCAGTCCGGATAAGCCTTTCCGGCGAGAATACAGAAGCGGAAGCGGAAGCCTTCATCGGACATTTCCGGACGCTGCATAAACAGTTCCAAAAAATACAATAG
- the thiI gene encoding tRNA uracil 4-sulfurtransferase ThiI, whose amino-acid sequence METHIQIRFGELSTKGKNKKRFVQQLAQNVRMVTKDHPQIKIKSEHDFMLLELNGADEAVIIDRLQYVFGIQNYSPVYLVSRDLDEVKRVLVELLGKMDTAGKTFKIATRRSDHDYEHDTTFMNAELGATVLDAFPGISVKMKQPDILVRVDIKTSGIMLSTQTHQGAGGLPVGSSGRGMLMLSGGIDSPVAGYLAMKRGVKIEAVHFHSPPYTSPQALQKAKDLAAKLIRFGGELQFIEVPFTEIQEEIKEKVPADYLMTITRRMMLRITDAIRAERKGLAIFNGESLAQVASQTLESMVAINDVTTTPIIRPVATMDKLEIIDLAQKIDTFDLSVQPFEDCCTIFAPPAPKTKPHLDKARRFEALLDVEPLVARAVAGIVVSSINGREDTASQDEALFSDLL is encoded by the coding sequence ATGGAAACGCACATTCAAATCCGTTTTGGCGAATTATCGACCAAAGGGAAAAACAAAAAACGTTTTGTCCAGCAGTTGGCGCAAAATGTCAGAATGGTCACAAAGGACCATCCGCAGATCAAAATCAAATCCGAACACGATTTTATGTTGTTGGAATTGAACGGAGCTGACGAGGCCGTTATTATCGATCGTCTGCAATACGTGTTCGGCATCCAAAATTATTCGCCGGTCTATCTCGTTTCACGTGATCTTGATGAAGTGAAACGGGTCTTGGTGGAGTTGCTTGGCAAAATGGACACGGCCGGAAAGACGTTCAAAATAGCTACGCGCCGCTCGGATCATGACTACGAGCATGACACGACCTTCATGAATGCCGAGCTGGGGGCAACCGTTCTGGATGCTTTCCCTGGCATTTCGGTCAAGATGAAGCAGCCGGATATCCTTGTGCGCGTAGACATCAAAACCAGCGGTATCATGCTGAGTACGCAAACCCATCAAGGGGCTGGCGGCTTGCCTGTCGGTTCCAGCGGCAGAGGTATGCTCATGCTTTCCGGTGGCATCGATTCGCCGGTGGCCGGTTACCTTGCCATGAAGCGTGGCGTAAAGATCGAGGCGGTGCACTTCCACAGTCCGCCATACACAAGTCCGCAAGCGTTGCAGAAGGCCAAGGACTTGGCGGCCAAGTTGATCAGATTCGGCGGGGAACTCCAGTTCATCGAAGTCCCGTTCACGGAAATTCAGGAGGAAATCAAGGAGAAGGTGCCAGCGGATTATCTGATGACGATCACGCGCCGGATGATGCTGCGGATCACCGATGCCATCAGAGCCGAACGTAAAGGGCTGGCTATCTTCAATGGGGAATCTTTGGCCCAGGTCGCTTCCCAGACGCTGGAAAGTATGGTTGCCATCAACGATGTCACAACGACGCCGATCATTCGTCCCGTCGCAACGATGGACAAATTGGAAATCATCGATTTGGCACAAAAAATCGATACCTTTGATTTGTCTGTGCAACCGTTCGAGGACTGCTGCACTATTTTTGCACCGCCAGCGCCAAAAACGAAACCGCACTTGGATAAAGCCAGACGTTTTGAAGCGCTGCTTGATGTGGAACCACTCGTTGCGCGCGCTGTTGCAGGCATTGTAGTGTCGAGCATAAATGGCCGGGAGGACACTGCCAGCCAAGATGAAGCGCTCTTTTCGGATTTGCTCTAA
- the tpx gene encoding thiol peroxidase, translating to MQVTLKGETIEVLGTQPVVGEKAPAFSLQNTEDEKVSLDDLRGSVVLISVFPDINTSVCDKQTRTFNETAANIEGLTLLSVSRNTKEELVNWCSANGIDMQMLHDDAGEFGEAYGLKIPKMGNKLARSVFVIDKEGILSYMEIVPEIATEPNEEAALAAAKKLL from the coding sequence ATGCAAGTGACATTAAAAGGTGAGACGATTGAGGTTTTAGGGACGCAACCCGTAGTAGGGGAGAAGGCACCGGCATTTTCGTTGCAAAACACAGAAGACGAAAAGGTTTCTTTGGATGATCTGCGCGGTTCGGTTGTTCTGATCAGCGTATTCCCGGACATCAACACGAGCGTCTGCGACAAACAAACACGCACATTCAACGAGACGGCAGCCAACATCGAAGGCTTGACCTTGCTGTCGGTTTCGAGAAACACAAAAGAAGAATTGGTCAACTGGTGCTCTGCAAACGGCATCGATATGCAGATGCTGCATGATGATGCTGGCGAATTCGGTGAAGCTTATGGACTTAAAATTCCAAAAATGGGCAACAAGCTAGCGCGCAGCGTTTTTGTCATCGACAAAGAAGGGATTCTTTCCTATATGGAAATCGTTCCTGAAATCGCAACGGAACCGAATGAAGAAGCGGCATTGGCAGCTGCCAAAAAATTACTCTAA